From the genome of Clostridium sp. BNL1100, one region includes:
- the spoIIR gene encoding stage II sporulation protein R: MNKGLSLKTTNILKVCITVAILIVLSLWMLSYTYAEDVNAGLSENLVRLHVIANSDSASDQALKLKVRDAIIEYMKDKLSASQNIGQTKKIINENLLNIENISKDVIKKNKSNYSVKASLGNYSFPTKTYGDIALPAGEYQALRVVIGEGTGANWWCVLFPPLCFIDATHGTIPDSVKKDLKTSLSAEEYKLITTSDEEIPVKIKFKLVEFLEGSKVKLSGVINKMFN; this comes from the coding sequence ATGAATAAGGGTTTATCACTAAAAACAACTAATATTTTAAAGGTATGCATTACAGTAGCGATTTTGATAGTACTTTCTTTGTGGATGTTATCTTACACATATGCTGAGGATGTAAATGCAGGACTGTCAGAGAATCTTGTAAGACTTCACGTAATAGCCAATAGTGATTCTGCATCAGACCAGGCACTAAAACTAAAGGTACGAGATGCAATTATAGAATATATGAAGGATAAACTTTCAGCTTCACAAAATATTGGACAGACAAAAAAAATAATAAATGAAAATTTATTAAATATTGAAAATATATCAAAAGACGTAATTAAAAAAAATAAAAGCAATTATTCAGTCAAGGCTTCGTTAGGGAACTATTCATTTCCAACAAAGACTTATGGGGATATAGCTCTTCCGGCGGGAGAGTATCAAGCATTAAGAGTAGTTATTGGAGAAGGAACCGGAGCAAACTGGTGGTGTGTACTTTTCCCGCCTCTTTGCTTTATTGATGCAACACACGGAACTATTCCCGATTCAGTTAAGAAGGATCTTAAAACTTCATTATCAGCCGAGGAGTACAAGCTCATTACCACGTCAGATGAGGAAATACCTGTAAAAATTAAATTTAAGCTGGTTGAGTTTCTTGAAGGTTCTAAAGTAAAATTGTCCGGAGTAATAAACAAAATGTTTAATTAA
- a CDS encoding DUF5711 family protein: protein MNTNPNPESNVVKFKKSGIVSVISFLLLLAAISTTAFIVYLKNSGYDFSTMSVKDAVAFLKDKSNSKNTSSTEITFSQDGSVDCKLYANYTVILSQDSIKWYDRKGKLLQENALTLARPVLRISEKYMVVADISGRDIFFYKGKKQLWSKKLDNQIINLDVSDDGYCTVVTQSKEFKSAVQVIDINGLEKYTKLSAEDIVVNAKTIHDGDDVFINKLTTDSVKTGTKLEFNNIYDEKPFASVNIADTIIPLMFEQGDNVVAVGQNLILYLDKQGKEVWRKNAESIFCVVPKVEKYIVVAGKFASEGGTAGQQIVVLDKKGNTLYSFEQPENIIGMDIHGDRLLLRTQRSVYLYSIKGKKLGQYSARNELKDAYLVGDNEVIIVSGGSIETVKIDDSTT from the coding sequence TTGAACACTAATCCAAACCCTGAGTCCAACGTCGTAAAATTTAAAAAATCGGGTATTGTCAGTGTAATATCATTTCTATTACTTTTAGCTGCAATTTCAACAACTGCATTTATTGTTTATTTAAAAAATTCAGGCTACGACTTTTCTACAATGAGCGTAAAAGATGCAGTAGCCTTCCTGAAAGATAAATCAAATAGCAAAAATACATCGTCAACTGAGATTACATTCTCTCAGGATGGAAGTGTTGATTGTAAATTGTATGCCAATTATACAGTAATACTATCTCAAGACAGTATAAAGTGGTATGATCGGAAAGGAAAACTTCTTCAGGAAAATGCATTGACATTGGCAAGGCCGGTACTGCGTATTTCAGAAAAGTATATGGTAGTAGCTGATATATCAGGTAGGGACATTTTCTTTTACAAGGGAAAAAAGCAGCTTTGGTCAAAAAAGCTTGATAATCAGATAATTAACTTAGATGTCAGTGATGATGGTTATTGTACGGTTGTTACACAGTCAAAGGAATTTAAATCTGCGGTTCAGGTTATAGACATTAACGGTTTGGAGAAGTATACAAAACTAAGTGCGGAGGATATTGTAGTAAATGCAAAAACTATTCATGACGGTGATGACGTATTTATAAACAAATTAACTACTGATAGCGTTAAAACCGGAACTAAGCTGGAATTCAACAACATATATGACGAAAAGCCTTTTGCATCAGTAAACATTGCAGATACAATTATTCCCTTGATGTTTGAGCAAGGTGACAATGTTGTAGCTGTTGGACAAAATCTAATTCTTTATTTGGACAAGCAGGGGAAGGAAGTTTGGAGAAAAAATGCTGAATCCATTTTCTGTGTTGTGCCCAAGGTTGAAAAATACATAGTTGTTGCGGGCAAATTTGCAAGCGAAGGGGGAACTGCGGGACAACAGATTGTTGTTTTGGATAAAAAGGGGAATACTTTATACAGCTTCGAGCAACCTGAGAATATAATCGGAATGGATATCCATGGGGACAGGCTATTACTTCGTACTCAGAGAAGTGTCTACCTGTACAGTATAAAAGGTAAAAAACTGGGACAGTACTCTGCAAGAAATGAATTGAAGGATGCTTACCTTGTGGGGGATAATGAGGTCATTATAGTTTCCGGAGGTTCAATAGAAACCGTAAAGATAGATGACAGTACGACTTAA
- a CDS encoding MgtC/SapB family protein yields MWIINWFNSNSEFYLSMVIRLALACLLGGIIGFEREHVHRPAGFRTHILVCVGSALVMITSEYIYYHFSSHVNTDPARLGAQVISGIGFLGAGTIIKEGISVKGLTTAASLWAVSCVGIAVGIGFYGGAFIATAFIFLTLGVAKKTQNRMTVKKSTRLYVHTQIKKGEVNELSTIIREMGGQLKKTDFISSERDGEMILRFTLDPSMQVSVAEIIEAILCNESVRRVYEEV; encoded by the coding sequence ATGTGGATAATAAACTGGTTTAACAGTAACTCTGAATTTTATTTGTCAATGGTTATCAGGCTGGCATTAGCCTGTCTGCTTGGGGGTATTATAGGCTTTGAACGAGAGCATGTACATAGGCCCGCGGGGTTTAGAACGCATATATTGGTTTGTGTCGGTTCGGCTCTTGTAATGATAACCTCCGAATATATATACTATCACTTTTCTTCCCATGTAAATACCGATCCGGCACGACTGGGAGCTCAAGTCATAAGTGGAATCGGTTTTCTCGGAGCAGGAACGATAATAAAAGAAGGAATAAGTGTAAAGGGTCTGACTACAGCAGCAAGCCTTTGGGCCGTGTCCTGTGTAGGAATTGCTGTAGGAATAGGTTTCTACGGCGGGGCTTTCATTGCAACTGCATTTATTTTTCTTACACTTGGTGTGGCAAAAAAGACACAAAACAGAATGACTGTAAAAAAGAGTACACGATTGTATGTACACACCCAAATTAAAAAAGGGGAAGTAAACGAGCTGTCAACGATAATTCGAGAAATGGGGGGACAGCTAAAAAAGACGGATTTCATAAGTAGCGAAAGAGATGGGGAAATGATTCTCAGGTTTACATTAGACCCCAGTATGCAGGTTTCGGTTGCAGAGATTATAGAAGCTATCCTTTGTAACGAGTCAGTAAGGCGGGTTTACGAGGAGGTCTAG
- a CDS encoding ATP-binding cassette domain-containing protein: MIEIQNLTKSYGQIKAVDDISFTVEKGEVLGFLGPNGAGKSTTMNIITGFIPSTEGTVKVNGFDIMESPAEVKRRIGYLPELPPLYMDMTVSEYLSFAADLKNVSKRQKKSQMADIMELVKLTDVRGRLIKNLSKGYKQRVGLAQALMGSPEVLILDEPTVGLDPKQIIEIRKLIKALGKQHTIILSSHILPEVSAVCERVVIINKGKIAAVDTPENLSRGMGTVSKLSATIAGPKSSIIGFIQGIYGIKYVEPHIEKDKDVIEYIIESDKEVDVRRPLFFAMAKAGYPIIELKSLDLTLEDIFLQITTQEKEVI; the protein is encoded by the coding sequence ATGATTGAAATTCAGAATTTGACCAAAAGTTATGGTCAGATAAAGGCTGTAGACGATATAAGTTTTACAGTTGAGAAAGGTGAGGTACTTGGTTTCCTAGGGCCTAACGGTGCCGGAAAATCAACTACCATGAATATCATTACCGGGTTTATACCTTCAACAGAAGGAACAGTGAAAGTTAACGGTTTTGATATTATGGAAAGTCCTGCGGAAGTAAAAAGAAGAATAGGCTATTTGCCTGAACTGCCACCATTGTATATGGATATGACAGTATCGGAATATCTGAGCTTTGCTGCAGATTTAAAGAATGTAAGTAAAAGACAGAAGAAGAGCCAGATGGCTGATATTATGGAATTGGTTAAGCTAACAGACGTTAGAGGCAGATTGATAAAAAATCTTTCAAAAGGATACAAGCAAAGAGTTGGCTTGGCTCAGGCACTTATGGGCAGTCCTGAAGTGCTTATTCTTGACGAACCTACAGTTGGTCTTGACCCAAAACAGATAATAGAAATCAGAAAGCTGATAAAGGCTCTTGGAAAGCAGCATACCATAATACTGAGTTCACATATTTTGCCTGAAGTTAGTGCCGTTTGTGAAAGAGTTGTTATCATCAACAAGGGTAAAATAGCAGCGGTAGATACCCCTGAAAACCTTTCAAGGGGAATGGGTACTGTCAGCAAGCTTTCTGCTACAATCGCTGGGCCTAAGAGTTCAATCATTGGATTTATTCAGGGAATTTACGGAATCAAATATGTAGAACCCCATATAGAAAAGGATAAGGATGTTATTGAATATATCATCGAATCCGACAAGGAAGTTGACGTAAGGCGTCCTCTTTTCTTTGCTATGGCTAAGGCAGGATATCCTATCATAGAGTTGAAATCACTTGATCTTACTCTTGAAGACATATTCCTGCAGATTACCACACAGGAAAAGGAGGTTATATAA
- a CDS encoding ABC transporter permease → MFSIFKKEFKSYFTSATAYVMMGMFVLVSSILFYINLVSQTADFSFNLNYMSIILIIIIPILTMKILADERKSGTEVMLITSPTSLTNIVVGKYLAAFSVFLIMTAITFIYPIILAVLGEPAMSEIIGGYIGFILLGASFLAFGLFASSLTESQIIAAIVSVVGLVLMWLLQGIAPALGGLTANVLNWFSLFSRTEDFYAGILSLAPIVYYLSFSAIFVFITIRIIEKRRWSKG, encoded by the coding sequence ATGTTTTCTATATTTAAAAAAGAATTCAAATCATATTTTACTTCGGCTACGGCTTACGTAATGATGGGCATGTTTGTTTTGGTTTCTTCAATATTATTTTATATAAACCTTGTATCACAGACAGCAGACTTTAGTTTTAACCTAAACTATATGTCTATAATACTGATAATTATAATTCCCATACTCACAATGAAGATATTGGCAGACGAAAGAAAGAGCGGTACGGAAGTAATGCTGATTACATCGCCTACCAGCTTGACAAATATTGTAGTTGGTAAATATCTTGCTGCTTTTAGTGTTTTTTTGATAATGACAGCTATTACGTTTATATACCCCATAATTCTTGCAGTTCTTGGAGAACCTGCAATGTCTGAAATTATCGGCGGATATATAGGATTTATACTTTTAGGTGCTTCATTCCTTGCATTTGGTTTATTTGCTTCATCATTAACCGAAAGCCAGATAATAGCTGCAATAGTAAGTGTAGTTGGCTTGGTACTTATGTGGCTGCTTCAGGGAATAGCTCCGGCACTTGGTGGATTAACAGCTAATGTATTAAACTGGTTCTCTCTGTTTTCAAGAACAGAAGATTTCTATGCCGGAATTCTTTCTCTTGCACCAATTGTGTACTACCTGAGTTTTTCGGCTATATTTGTATTTATTACAATCAGGATAATAGAAAAAAGACGTTGGAGTAAGGGGTGA
- a CDS encoding membrane protein has protein sequence MIKGEFSNILKVAFLYMATIIGAGFASGQEIIQFFSIYYKGGFLGIILAGGLFSIIGYIVLSKVYTERIRSYDEFLFPMMGYFLGRIMEFIVMLFMACIMSVMTAGLGNILMDITGLDYRVCVIIGIAGCLIAILTNIKGIVVLSSFISPVLIAGIVFVGCYILVSKDTSVFNISNKFSVITNNWVFSAILYVSYNTILSTVLLTGMLPYLKSKKVSAWGGVLGGGMLGITALILNSALYFFYPHSITSEIPVLGIIQNNSRLLSQIYSGVLILAMFISTVTSGYCLADRISKKMKLNYKLVAVILCVITIPLTSLGFSNLISTLYPVFGYLGLFLIFVIIFQYLRGIITKGYSRG, from the coding sequence TTGATAAAAGGAGAATTTTCTAATATACTCAAAGTTGCATTTTTGTATATGGCAACAATAATAGGTGCAGGATTTGCATCAGGTCAGGAAATAATACAGTTCTTTTCAATTTATTATAAAGGAGGCTTTCTTGGAATAATTCTTGCGGGAGGACTCTTTTCAATAATAGGATATATAGTACTGAGCAAAGTTTATACTGAAAGAATAAGAAGCTACGATGAATTTCTATTTCCTATGATGGGCTATTTTTTAGGAAGGATAATGGAGTTCATCGTAATGTTATTTATGGCCTGTATTATGAGTGTGATGACCGCTGGACTGGGTAACATACTAATGGATATTACAGGTCTTGATTACAGAGTCTGTGTAATTATAGGGATTGCAGGGTGTCTGATTGCGATTTTGACCAATATAAAGGGAATTGTGGTTCTAAGCTCATTTATATCTCCGGTGCTTATTGCAGGAATAGTGTTTGTAGGTTGCTATATACTTGTATCAAAGGATACATCCGTATTCAATATATCTAATAAATTCAGTGTTATAACAAACAACTGGGTATTTTCAGCTATACTATATGTCAGCTACAACACAATACTGTCAACGGTACTCCTGACAGGCATGCTACCATACTTGAAGTCAAAAAAAGTAAGTGCATGGGGAGGCGTGCTAGGGGGCGGAATGTTAGGAATTACTGCATTAATTCTTAATTCCGCCCTTTACTTTTTCTATCCTCACTCAATTACTTCGGAAATACCGGTATTAGGAATAATACAAAATAATAGTAGGCTATTATCGCAAATATATAGCGGAGTTTTGATATTGGCAATGTTTATATCAACAGTCACATCGGGATATTGTCTTGCAGACAGAATAAGCAAAAAAATGAAGCTTAATTACAAACTGGTAGCGGTAATACTATGTGTTATAACAATACCTTTGACTTCTCTTGGATTTTCAAATCTTATTTCCACATTGTACCCTGTCTTCGGCTATTTAGGATTGTTTCTAATATTTGTAATAATATTCCAATATTTAAGGGGGATAATTACAAAAGGATATTCGAGAGGCTAA
- a CDS encoding calcium-translocating P-type ATPase, SERCA-type, whose amino-acid sequence MSVTESMLNFTNPDNLLTKGLTDKEARHKLEKHGPNLLSERKKISPIKILFEQFTDLMVIILMISTVISGFMGEMTEAITIIAIIVVNAIMGFVQEYRTERTMEALKSLAAPYAKVIRNEQHASIPAEDIVPGDVLVLEAGDRVAADAAILECNSLTIDESLLTGESLPVEKHQLKNKNALMDPFDKKTSVYMGTVVTGGRAKAVVYATGMKTEMGSIADMIQNIEDDETPLQKRLGHLGRFIAVGCLIICAIVSVTGIMRGEKLFNMLLSGISLAVAAVPEGLPAIVTISLALGVQRMLKRNALIRKLPAVETLGCASVICSDKTGTLTENKMTVRKMYASGYQLDITGNGYNLEGNFLIDNKPTDPARVDGMRLALEIGALCNNSVISHPVPEHTTVGKIKSIFSKQESFKISGDPTEIALTIAAAKAGINESYLNRSYKRIDEIPFDSERKCMSIICKNNIGELLVFTKGAPDVIIDKCSRILSSRGVIKMDELTRRSIIKLNDTMANDALRVIGVAYRKLETGKYNPGKTNIENELIFVGLMGMIDPPRKEAVEAVRKCRLAGIKPVMITGDHKLTATAIAKELNIYSLGDQVLTGQELDGMTEGQLEKLVDSVSVYARVSPKHKLMIVRALKKTGHIVAMTGDGVNDAPAVKEADIGVSMGITGTDVTKEASSMILLDDNFATIVAAVEEGRVIYNNIRKFIRYMLACNLGEVLTMFLGMLLWLPIPLMPIQILWVNLVTDGLPAIALGLDPPENDIMFRRPRGAHDNIFSHGLLKLIIARGIFIGLSTLGIFVSVMYFKNNVELARTAAFMTLVLTQLVHVFECKSETKNIFEIDLFNNMPLVLAILCSLGMILAVVYIPSLQGIFETVPLGLNEWMLIAGFSLMGPVLSSLIGINRKNRYC is encoded by the coding sequence ATGAGTGTAACTGAATCCATGCTTAATTTTACAAACCCCGACAACCTTTTAACAAAGGGCCTTACTGATAAGGAGGCCAGACACAAGCTTGAAAAACACGGACCCAATTTGTTGTCGGAAAGAAAAAAAATTTCCCCGATTAAAATTCTATTTGAGCAGTTTACTGATTTAATGGTTATAATCCTTATGATTTCAACTGTTATTTCGGGCTTTATGGGTGAGATGACAGAAGCAATCACAATAATAGCAATAATTGTAGTAAATGCCATAATGGGATTTGTGCAGGAGTACAGGACCGAGAGAACCATGGAGGCGTTAAAATCTCTTGCGGCACCCTATGCAAAGGTCATCAGAAATGAGCAGCACGCAAGTATACCTGCAGAGGATATAGTTCCGGGAGATGTTCTTGTGCTTGAAGCGGGGGACAGGGTGGCAGCTGATGCGGCCATACTGGAATGTAACAGCCTTACCATTGACGAATCTCTTTTGACTGGTGAATCACTACCTGTAGAAAAACACCAGTTAAAGAACAAAAATGCCTTAATGGACCCCTTTGATAAGAAAACTTCTGTATATATGGGGACAGTTGTAACCGGTGGAAGGGCTAAAGCAGTAGTCTATGCCACAGGTATGAAAACCGAAATGGGCAGCATAGCCGATATGATTCAGAATATAGAGGATGACGAAACTCCTCTTCAAAAGCGCTTAGGGCATTTGGGTAGATTTATAGCAGTAGGATGTCTGATTATTTGTGCAATAGTGTCCGTCACTGGAATAATGAGGGGCGAAAAGCTTTTCAACATGTTATTGTCAGGTATAAGTCTGGCAGTTGCAGCAGTTCCCGAAGGATTACCCGCAATAGTAACAATATCTCTGGCCCTGGGTGTTCAGAGAATGCTGAAAAGAAATGCGTTGATACGCAAGCTGCCTGCGGTGGAAACCCTTGGTTGTGCCAGTGTTATCTGTTCCGATAAAACAGGAACCCTTACCGAAAACAAAATGACAGTGAGGAAAATGTACGCATCGGGTTATCAGCTTGACATAACAGGAAATGGCTATAATCTGGAAGGTAATTTTCTTATTGATAACAAGCCTACTGACCCTGCCAGGGTTGACGGAATGAGGCTGGCCCTTGAGATAGGCGCATTATGTAATAACTCGGTAATTTCACATCCTGTTCCGGAGCATACGACGGTGGGAAAAATAAAATCAATTTTTTCAAAGCAGGAAAGCTTCAAAATTTCAGGTGATCCTACTGAAATAGCCCTTACCATAGCTGCTGCAAAGGCTGGAATAAATGAAAGCTACCTGAACAGGTCATATAAACGTATTGATGAGATACCTTTTGACTCCGAAAGAAAATGTATGTCCATCATATGCAAGAATAACATCGGAGAGCTGCTTGTATTTACAAAGGGAGCACCTGACGTGATTATTGATAAATGCAGCAGAATACTATCTTCACGGGGTGTTATTAAAATGGATGAATTGACCAGAAGGTCAATAATAAAACTTAATGATACAATGGCAAATGATGCTCTGAGAGTTATAGGGGTGGCATACAGAAAACTTGAGACCGGTAAATATAATCCGGGTAAAACAAATATTGAAAATGAACTTATTTTTGTCGGCTTAATGGGAATGATTGATCCCCCTAGAAAGGAAGCCGTTGAAGCAGTCCGCAAGTGCAGACTGGCAGGAATTAAACCTGTTATGATAACAGGAGACCACAAGCTTACAGCAACTGCCATAGCAAAGGAACTAAATATATATTCATTGGGTGACCAGGTTCTGACTGGTCAGGAACTTGACGGGATGACCGAAGGGCAGCTTGAAAAATTGGTAGATTCCGTATCTGTTTATGCAAGAGTATCTCCAAAACATAAACTAATGATTGTAAGGGCCTTAAAAAAGACAGGTCACATAGTTGCTATGACTGGAGACGGTGTTAACGATGCACCTGCGGTAAAAGAGGCTGATATAGGTGTATCTATGGGTATAACCGGAACGGATGTAACCAAGGAAGCCTCCTCAATGATACTGCTGGATGACAACTTTGCAACAATAGTTGCAGCAGTAGAAGAAGGCCGTGTAATTTATAATAATATAAGAAAATTTATAAGATATATGCTTGCATGCAACCTTGGAGAAGTATTGACCATGTTCCTGGGAATGTTGCTGTGGTTGCCGATACCGCTCATGCCCATACAGATTTTGTGGGTAAATCTTGTTACTGACGGGTTGCCCGCCATTGCTCTTGGCCTGGATCCGCCTGAAAACGATATAATGTTTCGCCGGCCAAGAGGCGCACATGATAATATATTCTCACATGGTTTGCTGAAATTGATAATCGCTAGGGGAATATTTATAGGACTAAGCACTTTAGGTATATTCGTATCTGTCATGTATTTTAAAAATAACGTAGAGCTTGCCCGTACGGCGGCATTTATGACTCTGGTACTTACCCAGCTGGTTCATGTATTTGAATGTAAATCTGAAACGAAAAATATTTTTGAGATAGATCTTTTTAACAATATGCCTTTGGTACTGGCTATTTTATGCTCACTTGGCATGATACTTGCCGTTGTATATATACCTTCCCTTCAAGGTATATTTGAAACAGTTCCGCTTGGATTAAACGAATGGATGCTTATTGCAGGATTTTCACTTATGGGGCCAGTTTTGTCAAGTCTTATCGGGATAAACAGAAAAAATAGATATTGCTGA
- a CDS encoding DUF4340 domain-containing protein, which translates to MKLYRNAIILVVVLGLLVGAYFFINNKKSGTTDPASQTTETAKSIKVMEMDSQKISSIEYSNPQGEFSIKRKGDTWVMDPVFELALDKNTVDNTVSSLADVEANKVVAENSDRLSDFGLDKPSVVKVVLSDGSSKELEVGNKSPTGEDVYVKVKGQPKIYTVGGYYEDMIKVSRGHFASKQILPVEATTIKKFEYKKDAKMQYSIDIESESDMKIVAPIKEEADTTKISQLVQTVVQLEIKDIVEEKPSDLAKYGLDKPEYEVTYGNKNATKTVLLGDKAGAGAEASGSSSEGNILYAKYPDANIVFTVDVSKLTFLDVGLKDVISPFVYIPNINEVNKVELSIDGKTTVSEIKTVEGKKEEDKFKVDGKDANMKDSNDKSLFKAFYQAMIGITFNKYQADLKPQGTPEITIKYYMKPDNKVVTVDFISKDNNYYYAVKDGVYTNRLVLKNKFNESEGVRETLKNLKEAIDKAK; encoded by the coding sequence ATGAAGTTATATAGAAATGCAATTATATTGGTTGTAGTTCTGGGACTTCTGGTAGGAGCGTATTTTTTCATTAATAACAAAAAATCCGGAACTACCGATCCAGCCAGTCAAACTACCGAGACTGCCAAATCTATAAAGGTAATGGAAATGGATTCGCAAAAAATTAGTTCAATTGAGTATTCAAATCCCCAAGGTGAGTTTTCTATAAAAAGGAAAGGCGATACTTGGGTAATGGACCCCGTATTTGAACTGGCATTAGATAAAAACACAGTTGACAATACTGTAAGCAGTCTGGCTGATGTGGAGGCAAACAAGGTTGTTGCTGAAAATTCTGATCGTTTATCAGATTTTGGGCTTGATAAACCGTCTGTGGTTAAAGTGGTGTTATCTGACGGAAGTTCAAAGGAACTTGAAGTTGGAAATAAATCACCTACAGGAGAAGACGTTTACGTTAAAGTAAAAGGTCAACCAAAGATATATACCGTAGGCGGATATTATGAAGATATGATAAAAGTAAGCAGAGGACATTTTGCATCAAAACAAATACTTCCCGTAGAAGCAACTACAATAAAGAAGTTCGAATATAAAAAAGACGCAAAGATGCAGTATTCTATAGATATTGAGTCTGAGTCCGATATGAAAATAGTAGCTCCTATAAAGGAAGAAGCAGATACAACAAAGATCAGTCAGCTGGTACAGACAGTTGTACAGTTGGAAATTAAAGATATTGTTGAAGAAAAACCATCAGATCTTGCTAAGTATGGTCTTGACAAACCTGAATATGAAGTTACTTATGGTAATAAAAATGCTACTAAGACAGTGTTGTTGGGTGATAAGGCTGGGGCAGGAGCGGAAGCAAGTGGTTCATCTTCCGAAGGAAATATTCTATATGCAAAGTATCCTGATGCAAATATTGTATTCACTGTAGATGTTTCAAAGTTAACATTCCTTGATGTTGGTTTAAAGGATGTTATAAGCCCGTTTGTTTATATACCAAACATAAACGAGGTTAACAAGGTAGAATTAAGTATTGACGGTAAAACAACAGTTTCTGAAATAAAAACTGTTGAAGGCAAGAAGGAAGAGGACAAGTTCAAGGTTGATGGTAAAGATGCAAATATGAAGGACAGCAATGACAAATCACTTTTCAAAGCCTTTTATCAGGCAATGATAGGCATAACCTTTAACAAGTACCAAGCTGATCTTAAACCGCAAGGAACGCCTGAGATTACTATTAAATACTATATGAAACCGGATAATAAAGTAGTAACCGTTGACTTTATCTCTAAGGATAATAACTATTACTATGCAGTAAAGGATGGCGTCTATACAAACAGATTGGTTCTTAAAAACAAGTTTAATGAATCAGAAGGGGTAAGAGAAACTTTAAAAAATCTTAAAGAAGCAATAGATAAAGCAAAATAA
- a CDS encoding GldG family protein, whose amino-acid sequence MNKRSLKYGTNSIVLIVIVVAIAIVVNLLVGMGNFRMDLTAEKLYSLSDQSKDIVKKIKKDVTIYGLFDNATIPGGSEYREITNLVNEYKDLGVKVKYVDPDKDPGTITSLDPQKTLGLTKGDFVVKSGNKVRRLEAQDLYGQADQQYGRTYSAEPLITGAIKFVASDVTPVAYFVEGHNELSLKEDLTQVSKILQSNNLEVKSLSLLTEKNVPDDCHLLIFVSPQKDLTDEEKIKLDAFVKKGGNVIFLFDSLESSDKLTNFEDSLNYFNIGINYDKVKENDSDKHLPNDDYALIGSLEENDINKAFSGANYPVFMPDSRSISILKNQKDWLTNTQLITTTNKAESTDIVGGKINKGPFNLAVAAEISGGSKVLVFGNSKFLSDKALASQYGTYFQYGTNYFLTTVVNWMQDKTDEQTISGKIVTAKALPVTESQTKVLSIVLIGVIPLLILGCGLFVWSRRRHL is encoded by the coding sequence ATGAATAAAAGGTCTCTTAAATATGGGACAAATTCCATAGTTCTAATTGTTATTGTTGTTGCAATAGCAATTGTTGTAAACCTGCTTGTTGGAATGGGTAATTTTAGAATGGATTTGACTGCTGAAAAATTATACAGCTTAAGTGATCAAAGTAAGGACATTGTAAAGAAAATCAAAAAAGATGTTACAATATACGGTTTGTTTGATAATGCTACTATTCCAGGTGGTTCGGAATACAGAGAAATTACAAATCTTGTTAATGAATATAAAGATTTGGGAGTAAAGGTTAAATACGTTGACCCTGATAAAGATCCGGGAACAATAACATCCCTTGACCCCCAAAAGACACTGGGACTTACCAAGGGCGATTTCGTTGTAAAATCAGGCAATAAGGTAAGAAGATTGGAGGCACAGGATCTTTACGGGCAGGCCGATCAACAGTACGGAAGAACGTATAGTGCAGAGCCTCTGATAACAGGAGCTATCAAGTTTGTTGCTTCCGATGTAACTCCTGTTGCATATTTTGTTGAAGGGCATAATGAACTTTCGTTGAAGGAAGATCTTACTCAGGTTTCAAAGATATTACAAAGTAATAACCTTGAAGTTAAGAGTCTTTCATTGCTCACAGAGAAAAATGTTCCCGATGATTGCCATCTGTTGATATTTGTATCTCCTCAAAAGGATTTGACTGATGAGGAAAAAATAAAGCTTGATGCATTTGTTAAAAAGGGCGGTAATGTTATATTCCTGTTTGACTCTTTAGAATCCAGCGATAAGTTAACTAACTTTGAAGATTCACTAAATTACTTTAACATAGGAATCAATTATGATAAGGTTAAGGAAAATGATTCAGACAAGCACTTGCCGAATGATGATTATGCGCTTATCGGCAGCTTAGAAGAGAATGATATAAATAAGGCATTCTCAGGTGCAAATTACCCTGTATTTATGCCTGATTCAAGAAGTATCAGTATTTTGAAGAATCAAAAAGACTGGTTGACAAATACTCAACTTATCACAACGACAAATAAGGCTGAATCTACGGACATAGTGGGCGGAAAAATAAACAAGGGACCGTTTAACTTAGCTGTAGCTGCAGAGATAAGCGGAGGCAGCAAGGTATTGGTGTTCGGTAATAGTAAATTCCTTAGTGATAAAGCTTTAGCAAGTCAGTACGGAACTTACTTCCAGTACGGAACAAACTATTTCCTTACTACAGTAGTTAACTGGATGCAAGATAAAACCGACGAGCAGACTATTTCCGGCAAAATAGTTACCGCCAAGGCACTACCCGTAACAGAAAGCCAGACTAAGGTTCTTTCTATTGTTCTAATTGGTGTAATTCCTCTGCTGATCCTTGGTTGCGGTTTGTTTGTTTGGTCCAGAAGGAGGCACTTGTAA